A region of the Neochlamydia sp. AcF84 genome:
AATACTTTCCTGTATGTGTTCTCTCGTTATTATACTCATTCATCCATTTATCCACATCCTCTTGTAATTCTTCAACATTTTTAAACACTTTCTTCCTAAAAGCTGTGGCATAAAATTCGTTCTGGATGGTCTGATGAAACCTTTCGCAGATTCCATTCGTTTGAGGGTGCCGAGCTTTAGTGCGAGAATGGTCAATGTCTTCAATGGCCAGATAAAGTTCATACTCATGATGCTCTCTTGCTCCACAGTACTCTGTACCACGATCGGTCAATATTCTTAAGACACGAATATCTTGCTCTTCAAACCAGGGAATGACTTGGTCATTCAGCATATCCGCTGCTACCAACGCATTTTTTCTATCGTATAGTTTGACAAAAGCTACCTTAGAATAGGTATCGATCACTGTCTGTTGATAAATGCGTCCCACACCTTTA
Encoded here:
- a CDS encoding integrase core domain-containing protein → KGVGRIYQQTVIDTYSKVAFVKLYDRKNALVAADMLNDQVIPWFEEQDIRVLRILTDRGTEYCGAREHHEYELYLAIEDIDHSRTKARHPQTNGICERFHQTIQNEFYATAFRKKVFKNVEELQEDVDKWMNEYNNERTHTGKYCFGKTPLQTFLDAKHLAQEKMLDKLQLTEIVPAR